A genomic stretch from Mycosarcoma maydis chromosome 3, whole genome shotgun sequence includes:
- a CDS encoding putative histone H2B, with protein MPPKPAEKKPSSTAGKAPASSAGKAPAEAAKKTSKAPAKSGEKKKATKVRKETYSTYIYRVLKQVHPDTGISNKAMAILNSFVQDIFERIATEASKLASYNKKSTISSREIQTAVRLILPGELSKHAISEGTKSVTKFSSSK; from the coding sequence ATGCCCCCCAAGCCCGCCGAGAAGAAGccctcctccaccgccgGCAAGGCGCCTGCCTCGTCCGCTGGCAAGGCCCCTGCTGAGGCCGCCAAGAAGACCTCGAAGGCCCCCGCCAAGTCTGgcgaaaagaagaaggccaCCAAGGTTCGCAAGGAGACCTACTCGACCTACATCTACCGTGTGCTCAAGCAGGTTCACCCTGACACTGGTATCTCGAACAAGGCCATGGCCATTCTTAACTCGTTCGTCCAGGACATCTTTGAGCGCATCGCAACTGAGGCGTCGAAGCTCGCTTCGTACAACAAGAAGtcgaccatctcgtcgcGAGAGATCCAGACGGCTGTCCGCCTCATTCTTCCCGGTGAGCTTTCCAAGCACGCCATCTCGGAAGGTACCAAGTCGGTCACCAAGTTCTCTTCGTCCAAGTAA
- a CDS encoding uncharacterized protein (related to VPS24 - endosomal Vps protein complex subunit) → MQAVSKFIFGPSQEERVKKVQSQLRSEQRALDREMRQIDQGSTKTKAEIKKLAKKGDVKNAKILAREVVRAQKQKNRLAVSKARLNSIHMQLQHQLAMYKVTGSMQRSTEIMKLSNQLVKLPEVSAVMRQMSAEMTKAGIMEELMEDTLDSGVLGEDEDELEEEAQEEVDKVLYQLTDGKLGQANTTDHLPDLAIEDPKLNEEQEQQDMQRMQAALDGLLRG, encoded by the exons ATGCAGGCGGTGTCCAAGTTTATATTTGGACCGTCACAAGAGG AGAGAGTCAAGAAGGTGCAGTCACAGCTGCGGTCCGAGCAACGTGCGCTAGACAGAGAGATGCGCCAGATCGACCAAGGTTCCACCAAGACCAAAGCAGAGATCAAAAAGCTTGCCAAGAAGGGCGATGTCAAGAATGCAAAGATCCTGGCGAGAGAAGTGGTGCGCGCACAAAAGCAAAAGAATCGACTCGCAGTTTCTAAAGCGAGACTGAACAGCATACACATGCAACTGCAACATCAGCTAG CAATGTACAAGGTGACCGGAAGCATGCAGAGATCGACCGAGATTATGAAGCTTTCGAATCAGCTCGTCAAGTTACCCGAGGTTTCCGCGGTGATGCGGCAGATGAGCGCCGAAATGACAAAGGCCGGCATCATGGAAGAATTAATGGAAGATACACTAGACTCGGGCGTTCTaggcgaagacgaggacgagctggaagaggaagcgcagGAAGAGGTCGACAAAGTGCTCTATCAGCTTACCGATGGTAAGCTTGGCCAAGCCAACACCACCGACCACCTCCCCGATCTGGCCATCGAAGATCCAAAGTTGAACGAGGAGCAAGAACAGCAAGACATGCAACGCATGCAGGCCGCTCTCGACGGTCTCCTTCGTGGTTGA
- a CDS encoding uncharacterized protein (related to Aquaporin 3), which translates to MTRLTSHSQLSEHQVHPDPTATAPLLPASAPLPHQATPLHKPPRWWSPAFGAHTSSTGQSGYGLEPNSWAKLRYVYRQELAEFFGTFLILIFGAGVECQVNMHYHSGETRDVAAYGSYFQGRLAWAAGVAMAVWVSGGISGGHCNPSVTIALALFRGFPWSKVVPFIIAQTLGATFASLLVYANNVTNIDRFQGGIGGIRTVKGPGSTAGFFFTLPAKELSFCSAFFSEFLATAILLFVVFALADTANLKPPKGTQPFAMFIVLLGIGASLGYNTGYAINGARDTGPRIALWLVGYGSDVWTHDGWYWLWNPWLSSIAGGAAGAAMYDAFLYTGQDSPFNRPKKVGRSAYASLVQEHAEEEQA; encoded by the coding sequence ATGACGAGGCTCACATCCCATTCTCAGCTCTCAGAGCATCAAGTGCATCCAGACCCAACCGCAACGGCTCCCCTTTTGCCCGCATCGGCGCCTCTTCCGCATCAAGCGACACCTCTGCACAAACCACCACGATGGTGGAGTCCTGCGTTCGGAGCGCACACCTCTTCTACTGGTCAATCTGGATATGGACTCGAACCCAACAGTTGGGCCAAGCTTCGTTACGTCTACCGCCAAGAGCTAGCTGAATTCTTTGGAACGTTTCTCATCCTTATTTTTGGCGCCGGTGTGGAATGTCAGGTCAACATGCACTACCACTCTGGTGAGACCAGAGATGTAGCTGCGTATGGAAGCTATTTTCAAGGACGTCTTGCTTGGGCGGCGGGTGTAGCAATGGCAGTTTGGGTGAGTGGCGGTATCAGTGGTGGTCATTGTAATCCTAGCGTCACCATTGCGCTGGCGCTGTTTCGTGGATTTCCATGGAGCAAGGTGGTTCCTTTCATTATTGCACAAACGCTAGGTGCAACATTTGCCAGCCTTTTGGTATACGCCAACAACGTGACCAACATTGATCGATTTCAAGGCGGCATAGGTGGAATTCGCACCGTCAAGGGCCCCGGAAGCACAGCTGGGTTCTTCTTCACGTTGCCCGCTAAGGAACTCTCGTTCTGCTCTGCATTCTTCTCGGAATTCTTGGCCACTGCAATCTTGCTATTTGTGGTGTTTGCATTGGCAGACACGGCGAATTTGAAACCGCCCAAGGGAACACAACCTTTTGCCATGTTCATTGTGCTGCTGGGCATTGGTGCTAGTCTCGGATACAATACGGGGTATGCGATCAATGGTGCCAGAGACACAGGTCCGAGGATTGCGCTTTGGCTGGTAGGATATGGCTCCGACGTGTGGACGCACGATGGTTGGTACTGGTTGTGGAATCCTTGGTTAAGCAGTATCGCCGGTGGAGCGGCGGGAGCGGCGATGTACGATGCATTCTTGTACACCGGTCAGGATAGCCCGTTCAACAGGCCCAAGAAGGTGGGAAGGAGCGCATATGCATCGCTGGTTCAGGAGCATGCTGAGGAAGAACAAGCCTAG
- a CDS encoding type 1 protein phosphatase-activating protein YPI1 (related to YPI1 - inhibitor of the type I protein phosphatase Glc7p) — MTSGSTNSSSSGAGASQTLTLTATEASRTQATDSDGILHLRPGPGRSASATTSSRRVVWTQETVDNEGLGRKKSKICCIYHRPKAFDESSDESSDSPTDSSSDSDEHSTDSDKDAPNYSKAIKDKLKQPNSNAHHPTHHPHDTCQHAHSNHASKSSKQKSKRKVRSSARSQTITKEQTDGPTDQHHSHADNHAKPFTPNAYERGPR, encoded by the coding sequence ATGACGAGTGGATCCACCAactcgtcttcctcggGAGCGGGTGCATCGCAAACGCTGACGCTTACAGCCACCGAAGCTTCTCGTACACAAGCTACAGACTCGGATGGAATTCTACATCTACGTCCCGGACCCGGACGGTCTGCCTccgcgacgacgagctcacGCAGGGTAGTCTGGACGCAAGAGACGGTGGACAACGAAGGGTTGGGTCGCAAGAAATCCAAGATCTGCTGCATCTATCATAGACCAAAAGCGTTCGATGAGAGCTCGGACGAGTCATCGGATAGCCCCACTGACTCGAGCTCAGACTCGGATGAGCATAGTACCGACTCAGACAAGGACGCCCCGAATTACTCGAAAGCGATCAAGGATAAGTTGAAGCAGCCCAACTCGAACGCTCACCATCCCACTCATCATCCTCACGACACGTGTCAGCATGCACATTCAAACCACGCTTCGAAATCGTCCAAACAAAAGTCCAAGCGCAAAGTGCGCTCTTCAGCACGCTCACAGACGATTACCAAAGAACAGACAGATGGCCCAACAGATCAACACCACAGCCACGCAGACAACCATGCAAAGCCATTCACTCCCAACGCATACGAACGTGGCCCACGATGA
- a CDS encoding uncharacterized protein (related to SCY1 - putative kinase), producing the protein MASFLSQASSYFGRTNISVNYTIDESQSPAHCGLWKIYKATRNASSSTATGSASGSGPASASKNTVSIWMHSFSTRGQVRQRITEQLKKEASSLTRLRHPCILEVVEPLEESRNDVAFATEQVFASLSEALISDHRQDVQLDEVEIQKGLLQVARGLEFLHTAKMVHQNLSPESIMINAKGDWKLAGFSFLTPLELAGGGGQTPWTFPDYDPSLPPAMSRNFDYMAPEYALDEKLAPENDMYSLGCVVYAVHNKGSAPFRNRNSLPNLRSNADQLSTVIGSQSWSRMGRDVLDLMSNLLTRYPGARLSAASFQQSGYFNSILVSTLKFMERDSFAGRTKEERVQYLKGLLKILPQFSDRLLRRKVLPAVLELMTDRSLLPFILPNVFHISKNLSSLEFTNSVLPKLEPLFSVQDPPQNMLLLLDQIEPLFVPKVAPTTFREQVTPLLYAALEAENVMVQEKALRTVPRLAEILEYAHVKEVLFPKLASLFAKTKVLSVKVNCLICFHAMVSILDKYTLTEKLVPILARIKTKEPSVMVATLAVHESMASKVDRETLATAIIPQLWVMSMGPMLNAEQFGRFMKAVKEMSARVEKEHTAHLRDVKRMQDHTDSYTGEGGNRMGAGGSGGGVTAIGAGGEIDFATLVGQTKTAGGGEKKVVDDPFGLADEFAALGTAGAVAGTPSLAVASDISPAVSNVHTPIGGLTPTHTGKSGSTLPSASSLAKTNGSSTRLSSSTIATPPSLAPPPSYTRPTTLSTSSLTTSINPISPATTPIAAPSWSTVLQPSTSSFSTLSAPALSSANPTGGPNYNISLPPATGSNWNTTMTRTSASSFGAPPAIEAAPTMMAPTSGKPAPSGAPGWGGSVLQPNKPVTSGGGGSKSQSTDAWKDFDPFA; encoded by the coding sequence ATGGCGTCATTCCTAAGCCAAGCGTCATCCTACTTTGGTCGCACCAACATCTCTGTCAACTACACGATTGACGAGTCGCAATCTCCAGCGCACTGTGGGCTGTGGAAGATCTACAAAGCTACTCGCAAtgcctcctcctcgaccgCGACTGGGAGCGCATCTGGGTCTGGTCCAGCCTCTGCGTCGAAAAACACGGTTTCGATATGGATGCATTCCTTTTCGACGCGCGGGCAAGTTCGACAGCGCATCACGGAACAGCTGAAAAAGGAAGCATCTTCACTGACACGCCTGCGTCATCCGTGTATCCTCGAGGTAGTCGAGCCATTGGAAGAGTCGCGCAACGATGTGGCATTTGCTACGGAGCAGGTGTTTGCTTCGTTATCGGAAGCGCTCATATCAGATCACCGACAAGACGTGCAATTGGACGAGGTAGAGATCCAGAAAGGTCTCTTGCAAGTCGCTAGAGGATTGGAGTTCCTACATACCGCCAAGATGGTGCATCAGAACCTATCGCCCGAGTCCATCATGATCAACGCAAAGGGTGATTGGAAGTTGGCGGGATTTTCTTTCCTCACaccactcgagcttgccggTGGAGGTGGTCAGACGCCATGGACATTCCCAGACTACGATCCCAGTTTGCCACCAGCTATGAGCAGGAACTTCGACTACATGGCACCCGAGTACGCGCTCGACGAAAAGCTAGCTCCTGAAAACGACATGTACAGCTTGGGTTGCGTCGTCTACGCCGTCCACAACAAGGGCAGTGCTCCGTTCCGAAATCGTAATTCGCTACCCAACCTCAGGAGTAATGCCGATCAGCTGAGTACAGTCATCGGTAGCCAAAGCTGGTCGCGTATGGGCAGGGACGTGCTCGATCTGATGTCTAACTTACTCACCCGGTATCCTGGCGCAAGGCTGTCAGCGGCGTCGTTTCAGCAATCAGGCTACTTCAACTCGATCctcgtctcgacgctcaaATTCATGGAACGCGACAGCTTTGCAGGACGCACAAAGGAAGAGAGAGTGCAGTACCTCAAAGGTCTGCTCAAAATCCTACCGCAATTCTCGGATCGATTGCTGCGTCGAAAAGTGCTGCCTGCGGTGTTGGAGCTGATGACGGACCGATCGCTGTTGCCGTTTATCTTGCCCAACGTGTTTCACATCAGCAAGAACCTGTCTTCGCTCGAATTTACGAATTCAGTGTTACCCAAACTCGAGCCGTTGTTCTCGGTGCAGGATCCGCCACAAAACATGCTCTTATTGCTCGATCAGATCGAGCCATTGTTCGTACCCAAGGTTGCACCTACTACGTTCCGCGAGCAAGTGACACCGCTGCTATACGCCGCGCTCGAGGCAGAAAACGTCATGGTGCAAGAAAAGGCGTTGCGTACCGTGCCGCGTTTGGCAGAGATCCTCGAGTATGCCCACGTCAAAGAAGTGCTCTTCCCGaaactcgcctctctgTTCGCCAAGACGAAGGTGCTCAGTGTCAAAGTCAACTGTCTCATCTGCTTCCACGCCATGGTGTCTATCCTGGACAAGTACACTTTGACCGAAAAGCTGGTCCCCATCTTGGCCAGGATTAAAACCAAGGAACCCAGCGTCATGGTCGCTACGCTAGCCGTGCACGAGAGCATGGCGTCCAAAGTGGACAGGGAGACGTTGGCCACCGCGATTATCCCGCAGCTGTGGGTGATGAGCATGGGCCCCATGTTGAACGCAGAGCAGTTTGGCAGGTTCATGAAGGCTGTCAAGGAAATGAGTGCGAGGGTCGAGAAGGAGCACACGGCGCACTTGCGTGATGTTAAACGCATGCAGGATCATACAGATTCATACACCGGTGAAGGCGGTAACAGAATGGGCGCGGGAGGATCGGGAGGCGGTGTGACGGCGATCGGTGCAGGAGGAGAGATCGACTTTGCCACGCTGGTGGGGCAGACAAAGACTGCCGGAGGAGGCGAAAAGAAGGTGGTCGATGATCCGTTTGGCTTGGCCGACGAATTTGCTGCACTTGGCACAGCCGGTGCAGTCGCAGGCacgccaagcttggcgGTGGCCAGCGACATTTCGCCAGCAGTGTCCAATGTTCACACCCCCATCGGAGGGTTGACACCGACGCATACGGGCAAGTCTGGAAGCACACTGCcctcggcatcgtcttTGGCCAAGACCAAtggctcgtcgacacgcctcagcagcagcacaatAGCAACACCACCCTCGTTGGCTCCGCCACCCTCGTACACGCGCCCAACGACGCTCAGCACAAGCTCTTTGACCACATCCATCAACCCGATCTCTCCAGCGACCACCCCAATAGCCGCACCGAGTTGGTCCACCGTTCTGCAACCGTCTACCTCGTCTTTTTCGACCTTGTCCGCCCCTGCACTGTCATCTGCGAACCCAACCGGAGGACCCAACTACAACAtctcgcttccacctgcAACCGGATCCAACTGGAACACCACCATGACGCGCACGAGCGCGTCCTCGTTTGGCGCCCCGCCTGCTATCGAAGCTGCCccgacgatgatggcgccCACGTCCGGCAAACCGGCTCCAAGTGGCGCTCCAGGTTGGGGCGGGAGCGTTCTGCAGCCCAACAAGCCGGTGACTTCAGGCGGTGGCGGCTCGAAATCGCAGAGCACAGACGCTTGGAAGGACTTTGATCCTTTTGCATGA
- a CDS encoding uncharacterized protein (related to UDP-glucose:glycoprotein glucosyltransferase precursor), whose translation MKALPLLGIGWAWMALILAFSIPTSTVKAEAPPVKVQLRASWSRIELTSGGSPFLLEVLEAAQAQRPSSFFPLIELLTSKHPPSELLQASDEHVAIIVEELIRSHELFSASSEHAEEALDAWRMSLALSNSSPRIQALVQLYQTLNLDKVWQQGSRNTSCVSWVHHQDQVLCSGNDVRKAIQKSKSASTTQTQIQGVSLGHSRKNTRSKTAAHSFVLYADPYSDNFRELFSTLEEHTSQHDTEFTYTLRWRPSDNHDDRPTSESKSHVQRLSGYGAILDLKKVDYLVIDDRKLKDDSNVGDVGIPGESESEQANAAQRASQDAQWLREQIDADVEASAVTLSSLSNDQIADLGIKAARLILDSSDPLRALQELSQNFPSHATALASSTKWDDASTSAALIDAVLNLASMRIEPGQSDLWLNGQTTNARDFMPLSLLETLRKERGWNHALQHRLAGGGLNVTEAGDLISSSLLGRAWLAQADGNAAAATFDASDRIEIKNAPEGTSTGAITWLNDLEKDQATSEWSNDLMDLLRPLWPGKFPRLSLNLFNVVLVMDLSQKETCRFLSDTVLQSLGRVGLHWGLVPGGLEDEANADSIRMARLFWFLLDHAGAEVTSDVLRKAAASKTGSAGALDVSIAIKEAKFALKSLDAESSLTDQLEKALAGDNDIYIQKESLGRAYIQRLRADRHESLTGHVFVNGQHHAFHPQIVHILHQTIQEQIQALAPQIYYGQISNDTPGLDTYFYDSVGALSFRSALVAGASGAQEGGLVHSAVDLFSALVNDEEVVASNEEVFDFFYPAASQDLMNSTVWVLADVDTQDGLALLTRSFEALARDDAKFRLAVVHRPSAWNDRKTTMSTLLFHLLKQGDLGQLLPSEMLQALRQALDEPSITWQQMSDQLRVHTDGPISESEVRRFWNSVGLAVTSKLAIPEGPAILVDGHLVSNLTVASIEARDITALVEYEAGQKLPYLTQALKLIRRDLDDMDPKQRQSLIFAALSVMNGVYDQTGQGVFTAKTSTRSGLAEQLGTSAHMFEIGHRETADVRITLLLNPISEAAQRWSSTLLMLRELKGVYLRVILNPEIKLSQLPLKRFYRFSSPQRLEFDSDGRVIAPELRFFGMPEEAVLTLGLDAPASWLTMPMEAIYDLDNIRLADVPSTSRAKGVKAVYELKHLLIEGHARELVAGSAVSVPRGLQLLLETPDESKSLDTIVMANLAYFQFKAQPGLWKLRIRPGRSDELYEMQSVGNQGWNSPPVEQTGADVTLDTLSGLTIYPRVAKRSGKEKEELLEQLDAQGRPVKKQNSVDSGLAVSASAAGQLMLSAKDKLFSLARQVGGTTPTHSATAVATARKHADINIFTVASGHLYERMTYIMILSVLKHTSSSVKFWFIENFLSPSFKEFIPHLAAEYGFEYELVTYAWPHWLRAQKEKQRTIWGYKILFLDTLFPLDLGKVIFVDADQVVRTDMQELVDLDLEGKVYGYPPMGDDSEDMDGFRFWKQGYWKDYLRGRPYHISALYVVDLQKFRLFAAGDRLRGQYQALSADPNSLSNLDQDLPNNMQTSIPIHTLEKEWLWCETWCSHDWLKDAKTIDLCSNPKTKEPKLDRAKRQIPEWTLYDAEVARLAQRLVEEKRVGSSVVAPDSQVETRAREHNQQHQANKASQDVPAHEVEAHADAPVHDEL comes from the coding sequence ATGAAGGCTCTGCCTttgctcggcatcggctGGGCATGGATGGCACTCATCCTGGCCTTCAGCATCCCGACAAGCACCGTCAAGGCCGAAGCACCTCCCGTCAAGGTTCAGCTGCGGGCGTCATGGTCCAGAATCGAACTTACAAGCGGCGGATCGCCGTTCTTACTCGAGGTGCTTGAGGCAGCCCAAGCCCAACGACCATCTAGCTTCTTCCCActgatcgagctgctcacaAGCAAGCACCCTCCATCAGAGCTTCTGCAGGCGTCGGACGAACACGTAGCGATCATCGTGGAAGAGCTCATCAGATCTCATGAGCTCTTCTCCGCTTCCTCTGAGCATGCAGAAGAGGCACTGGATGCATGGCGCATGTCACTGGcgctcagcaacagcagtcCAAGGATTCAAGCTCTCGTTCAACTCTACCAGACATTAAACTTGGACAAGGTATGGCAGCAAGGATCTCGAAACACTTCTTGCGTTAGCTGGGTGCAtcatcaagatcaagtGCTGTGTTCAGGGAACGACGTTCGCAAAGCCATCCAGAAGAGCAAGTCCGCATCAACAACGCAAACTCAAATTCAAGGAGTATCGCTCGGTCATTCTCGCAAGAACACACGAAGCAAGACGGCGGCGCATTCGTTTGTGCTCTATGCAGACCCATACTCGGACAACTTTCGCGAGCTTTTCTCCACTCTGGAAGAGCATACTAGTCAACACGACACCGAGTTCACATACACGCTCCGCTGGAGACCCTCCGACAATCACGACGACAGGCCGACCAGCGAATCAAAATCGCACGTCCAGCGTCTATCCGGCTACGGAGCCATTCTTGACCTGAAGAAAGTGGACTACCTTGTTATCGACGATAGAAAGCTCAAGGATGATAGCAATGTAGGTGATGTCGGTATCCCGGGAGAGTCCGAGAGCGAACAAGCAAACGCCGCTCAACGAGCTTCGCAAGATGCGCAATGGCTCCGCGAACAGATCGATGCAGACGTAGAAGCCAGCGCAGTGACGTTGTCATCGCTCTCCAATGACCAAATAGCGGATCTTGGCATTAAAGCGGCACGTCTGATCTTGGACTCGTCCGACCCGCTGCGTGCCCTGCAAGAACTGTCGCAAAACTTCCCGTCGCACGCAACAGCGCtcgccagctcgacaaaGTGGGACGATGCCAGCACCTCCGCAGCGCTCATTGATGCTGTGCTCAATTTGGCCAGCATGCGTATCGAGCCGGGCCAATCTGATCTTTGGCTCAATGGTCAGACCACAAATGCCCGAGACTTTATGCCACTTTCGCTTCTAGAGACCTTGCGGAAGGAGCGAGGCTGGAACCATGctcttcagcatcgtctgGCGGGAGGCGGGCTGAACGTAACTGAGGCAGGTGATCTCATATCTTCCAGTCTTTTAGGACGTGCCTGGCTCGCACAGGCCGACGGCAATGCAGCCGCAGCTACTTTTGATGCAAGCGATCgcatcgagatcaagaacgCACCTGAAGGCACAAGTACAGGGGCCATCACCTGGTTGAACGACCTCGAAAAAGACCAAGCGACAAGCGAATGGTCCAACGACCTGATGGATCTTTTACGACCCTTGTGGCCCGGAAAGTTCCCGCGTCTCTCGCTCAATCTGTTCAATGTAGTGCTTGTCATGGATCTGAGTCAGAAGGAGACCTGTCGCTTCCTGTCCGACACGGTGTTGCAAAGCTTGGGACGTGTCGGCTTGCACTGGGGTTTAGTCCCCGGCGGgctcgaggacgaggcgaaCGCGGATTCGATCCGTATGGCACGTCTCTTCTGGTTCCTACTGGATCACGCAGGCGCCGAGGTGACCTCCGATGTACTACGAAAGGCCGCAGCAAGTAAAACCGGTTCTGCAGGTGCCCTCGATGTTTCTATCGCCATTAAAGAAGCCAAGTTTGCCCTTAAGAGCCTCGACGCCGAAAGCTCTCTGACcgaccagctcgagaaAGCATTGGCCGGTGACAATGACATCTACATCCAAAAAGAGAGCCTCGGCAGGGCATATATTCAACGACTTCGTGCTGATCGTCACGAGAGCCTCACTGGACACGTCTTTGTCAACGGTCAGCATCATGCCTTCCACCCACAGATTGTCCACATTCTCCATCAAACTATTCAGGAACAAATTCAAGCGCTTGCTCCACAGATCTACTACGGACAGATCAGCAATGACACTCCTGGCCTCGATACGTATTTCTACGACTCGGTTGGCGCGCTGTCTTTCCGATCGGCCCTTGTGGCCGGTGCTTCTGGCGCGCAGGAAGGCGGCCTAGTGCATAGCGCTGTGGACTTGTTCTCGGCGTTGGTCAACGACGAAGAAGTGGTCGCGTCGAATGAAGAGGTGTTTGACTTTTTCTACCCTGCTGCATCGCAAGATTTGATGAATTCAACCGTCTGGGTGCTCGCAGATGTCGACACCCAAGACGGTCTGGCGTTGCTGACGCGATCTTTCGAGgcgcttgctcgagacgatgcCAAATTCAGGCTTGCTGTGGTGCACCGGCCGTCGGCTTGGAACGATCGCAAAACCACAATGTCAACGCTGCTGTTCCACCTTCTGAAGCAGGGGGACTTGGGTCAATTGTTGCCATCCGAGATGCTGCAAGCGCTGCGACAAGCTCTTGATGAGCCTTCTATTACTTGGCAGCAGATGTCGGACCAGCTGCGCGTGCACACTGATGGACCAATCAGCGAATCGGAAGTGCGACGCTTTTGGAATAGCGTCGGTCTCGCCGTTACTTCTAAACTGGCCATTCCCGAGGGACCCGCGATTCTCGTTGACGGACATCTGGTCTCTAACCTGACAGTGGCGTCCATCGAAGCGCGTGACATCACGGCACTTGTAGAGTACGAAGCAGGTCAGAAGCTGCCTTACCTGACGCAAGCACTCAAGCTCATCCGACGCGACTTGGACGACATGGACCCAAAGCAGCGACAGAGCCTCATCTTTGCAGCTCTGTCCGTGATGAATGGCGTCTACGACCAAACAGGTCAAGGAGTGTTCACGGCAAAAACGAGTACGCGCTCGGGATTGGCGGAACAGCTGGGTACGTCAGCGCATATGTTTGAAATCGGACATCGTGAGACGGCCGATGTGCGGATCACGCTGTTGCTCAACCCGATCTCGGAAGCGGCGCAACGCTGGTCGAGTACCTTGCTCATGCTGCGGGAGTTGAAGGGAGTATACCTGCGCGTGATTCTGAATCCGGAGATCAAATTGAGCCAACTTCCGCTCAAGAGGTTCTACCGCTTCAGTTCGCCGCAGAGGCTCGAATTTGACAGCGACGGCAGGGTGATTGCGCCCGAATTGCGATTCTTCGGAATGCCAGAGGAAGCCGTGCTCACGCTGGGATTGGACGcgcctgcttcttggctgACAATGCCCATGGAAGCAATCTATGACTTGGACAACATTCGGCTTGCGGATGTGCCGTCAACATCACGCGCCAAAGGTGTCAAGGCGGTGTACGAGCTCAAGCATCTGCTGATCGAGGGTCACGCGAGAGAATTGGTTGCCGGTTCCGCTGTTTCGGTACCGCGTGgactgcagctgctgttaGAGACGCCGGATGAGAGCAAGAGTCTGGATACGATTGTCATGGCCAACCTGGCGTATTTCCAGTTTAAAGCACAACCGGGCTTGTGGAAGTTGCGGATTCGGCCTGGTCGAAGTGACGAGCTTTACGAGATGCAAAGCGTTGGAAACCAGGGATGGAACAGTCCACCGGTCGAACAGACGGGTGCCGATGTGACTCTCGACACGCTTTCGGGTCTAACCATCTATCCTCGCGTCGCCAAGCGCAGTGGTAAGGAGAAGGAAGAActtctcgagcagctcgatgcgcaaggTCGACCAGTCAAGAAACAGAACTCGGTGGATAGTGGGTTGGCTGTATctgcatcagcagctggaCAACTGATGCTCTCGGCCAAAGACAAGCTTTTCTCTCTCGCACGACAAGTCGGCGGTACTACACCAACGCATAGCGCCACTGCGGTTGCAACAGCACGCAAACACGCCGATATCAACATCTTCACCGTCGCCAGCGGTCACCTTTACGAACGCATGACGTACATTATGATTCTCTCTGTGCTCAAACACACTTCGAGCAGTGTCAAGTTCTGGTTCATCGAAAACTTCCTCTCTCCTTCGTTCAAGGAATTCATCCCACACCTAGCGGCAGAATATGGATTCGAGTACGAATTGGTGACGTATGCATGGCCGCATTGGTTGCGGGCGCAGAAGGAGAAACAAAGGACGATCTGGGGCTACAAGATCCTATTCCTCGATACGCTGTTCCCGCTGGATTTGGGCAAGGTCATCTttgtcgatgcagatcAAGTGGTGAGGACCGACATGCAGGAACTTGTGGATCTGGATTTGGAGGGTAAAGTGTATGGCTATCCACCGATGGGCGATGACAGTGAAGATATGGATGGCTTTCGCTTCTGGAAACAAGGGTACTGGAAGGACTACCTGCGAGGAAGGCCGTACCATATTTCGGCGCTTTATGTGGTGGATCTTCAGAAATTCCGTCTGTTTGCAGCGGGAGATCGATTGCGAGGTCAGTACCAAGCGCTTTCAGCCGACCCTAACTCGCTGAGCAACCTCGACCAAGATCTGCCCAACAACATGCAGACCAGCATACCGATCCACACGCTCGAAAAAGAGTGGCTATGGTGCGAAACGTGGTGCTCGCACGACTGGCTCAAAGACGCAAAGACGATCGATCTCTGTTCGAATCCCAAGACCAAGGAGCCCAAATTGGATCGAGCCAAGAGACAAATTCCCGAATGGACGCTGtacgatgccgaggtggcAAGGCTCGCGCAGAGGTTGGTCGAGGAGAAGAGGGTTGGTAGCAGTGTTGTTGCGCCTGATAGTCAGGTTGAGACGCGCGCGCGAGAGCACAACCAACAGCACCAGGCGAACAAGGCCAGCCAGGATGTGCCTGCTCACGAGGTCGAGGCTCATGCCGATGCACCTGTTCACGACGAGCTCTAA